The nucleotide sequence ACAGCTCCCCCAGCGCCTGCAGCTCCTGTGGCGACAACACGTGCCCGGTGGGATTGGAAGGAGATGCCACCATCACCGCACGGGTGTTCTCGCGCCAGACCTCATCGGCAAGCTCCGCGGTCAGCTGCCAGCCGCTCTCGGCGCTGACAGGCACCACGTCGAGCTGGGCATCGACCAGCCCCATGAAATGGCGATTGCACGGGTAGGTCGGATCCGCCATCAGCACGCTGTCACCGCGCTCGGCACACAGCAGGGTGGCCAGCAGCAGAGCGCCAGAGGCGCCGGGCGTGACGATGATGCGCGAGGGCGAGACCGTGACACCGTGACGGCGCTGGTAGTCTGCCGCGATGGCGTCGCGCAGCGCGGGCAGGCCACAGGCGGGCGTGTAGCGAGTCTGGCCGGCGGCCAATGCCGCCTGGCCGGCCGCGATCACCGGCGCAGGGGTCGGGAAGTCGGGTTCGCCCACTTCCAGATGGATGACATCATGCCCGGCAGCCTCTCGCGCCTGGGCGGCTTCCAGCAGCGTCATCACGCGAAAGGCGGCAACGGATTCAAGACGGCGGGCAAACTGCATGATGGCACTCCTCGTGACGGAAGCTTCATTCTAGGCACCTGCCAAGGCCCATTCCCACCCCCTTTTCACAGGAAAATGCATGTTTGCGTGAACAGGCCTGTTCATGAGCCGGCACAAACTATCGTCGGAGTTCGGTTGCAAACTTGTCATTTTTACGCTAAATAAGCTGATCTTCTCGCGAGGGCAGCAGTCAGGACAGCCCCCTCGCCGTGGCCAAGGAGGCAGTGCAACAGACTGTCGACGGCCCAAGTCACCTTGCGGAATGAGGCGGTCCCATGCCAGTAGCTGAAACCAAGCCGGAAGCGCTTAAGAAATTCACCCCGTACGAGCCGGCAGCGGGTGAAGAGTACATGAACGAGAAGCAGCTAGCGCACTTCCGTCAAATCCTGCTGGACTGGAAACAGGAGCTGATGGAAGAGGTTGATCGCACCGTGCGTCACCTGCAGGAAGATGCCAACAACTACGCGGACCCTGCAGACCGTGCCACTCAGGAAGAGGGCTTCAGTCTCGAACTGAGAACGCGGGACCGCGAGCGCAAGCTGTTGAAGAAGATCAACGAGACCATCGAGAACATCGATGAGGACGATTACGGCTTCTGCGAAGCCTGTGGCGTCGAGATCGGTATCCGCCGACTGGAAGCACGCCCGACCGCGACCCAGTGTGTCGACTGCAAGACACTGGCCGAGCTGAAGGAAAAGCAGCTGGGCCGCTAAGCCCCGCTGTCGGTGAACCGACGGCCCGCCGTCGACCTCATCCCCCATACGGGCACCCTCCTTGGAGCGGTGCCCGTATGCGTTGGGGTCCGCACAGCCAGACATTCCCCCAATCACGGACGCCGGAGCCCTGCCGATGCCCACCGCCTACCGTGGCCGTTTTGCCCCGACCCCCTCTGGCCCACTGCACGCCGGTTCACTGCTGGCGGCCGTGGCCAGCTACCTGGATGCCCGGCATCACGCTGGCCAATGGCTGGTGCGCATCGAGGACATCGACCCGCCACGCTGCCCCGCAGGCAGCGCCGACACCATCCTGCGTCAGCTGGAGGCCTTCGGGCTGCACTGGGACGGCGCGGTGCGCTATCAGAGTGATCGCCATGCCGCCTACGACGAGGCGCTCGCGAAGCTCAAGGCCACGGGTATCGCCTATCCCTGTGATTGCTCCCGCAAGCAGTGGCGGGACTTCGCGGTCTACCCGGGCTGGTGTCGCGATCGCGATGAGCCACCCGCTGGCGAGCACGCCTGGCGTCTGGACGTGCGAGCGGCAGAGCGCTTCGGTGGAGCCGGTGCCATCGCCGGCTGGCACGATCGCCTGCAAGGCCCGATCCAGCAGGAACTGGCGGCACTCGGCGACGTGGTGCTCAAGCGTCGCGATGGCCTGTGGGCCTATCAGCTGGCCGTGGTGGTGGATGATGCCGAACAGGGAATCACCGACGTCGTACGCGGCCTGGACCTGCTCGACAACACGCCTTGGCAACGCCTCCTGCAGGCGTCCCTTGGTCTTCCCACACCGCGCCTGACGCACCTGCCACTGATCACCGCCGACAATGGGCAGAAGCTCTCCAAGCAGAACCTGGCCCCGGCCCTGCCGGTCGATGAAGTCGCCATTCGCCAACTGCTGCATCACACGCTGACGCTGCTCGGGCAGGCACCGCCAGCCGAGCTGGCCACTGCCAGCCCCGCGGAACAACTGGCGCACGCCACGCCACGCTGGTCGCTCGCGAACGTTGGCGCGGCCCAGTCACTGCGCATGGCCACGCCATTTCCATGACGACCAGGCCAGCCACGATTGTCGGATTGCCAGCCCACGGGGAACAGGGGAGACTTTGTACGAGATAGCCAAGGCATCAGCGCCATCTCATTTCTTCACGCACTCCATCAGGCGAGCGATAGCATTCCATGGCCCGGATTCTGATCATCGAAAAGGAAGGTGCCACACGCACTGCCCTTCAGCATCTGCTGGAGCGCGACGGGCACGGCGTGGTGCATGCCAATGGACTTGAAGACGCCTGTCGTCAGAAACCCGGCGAGTTTGCACTGGTCATCTGCGATGTCGCGCTCGCCGGAGAACATGCCAAGCCCGTTCTCGAGGCCAGCCACCCTGCCCCGGT is from Cobetia marina and encodes:
- the dksA gene encoding RNA polymerase-binding protein DksA, giving the protein MPVAETKPEALKKFTPYEPAAGEEYMNEKQLAHFRQILLDWKQELMEEVDRTVRHLQEDANNYADPADRATQEEGFSLELRTRDRERKLLKKINETIENIDEDDYGFCEACGVEIGIRRLEARPTATQCVDCKTLAELKEKQLGR
- the gluQRS gene encoding tRNA glutamyl-Q(34) synthetase GluQRS, with protein sequence MPTAYRGRFAPTPSGPLHAGSLLAAVASYLDARHHAGQWLVRIEDIDPPRCPAGSADTILRQLEAFGLHWDGAVRYQSDRHAAYDEALAKLKATGIAYPCDCSRKQWRDFAVYPGWCRDRDEPPAGEHAWRLDVRAAERFGGAGAIAGWHDRLQGPIQQELAALGDVVLKRRDGLWAYQLAVVVDDAEQGITDVVRGLDLLDNTPWQRLLQASLGLPTPRLTHLPLITADNGQKLSKQNLAPALPVDEVAIRQLLHHTLTLLGQAPPAELATASPAEQLAHATPRWSLANVGAAQSLRMATPFP